Part of the Desulfovibrio sp. UCD-KL4C genome is shown below.
TCGTAACTCCCTACTATGTACCGGACGAGGCTCTTGCTCAGGCTCTTAGACTTGCGGCGCAGCGAGGTGTGGATTTGCGGGTTCTTGTTCCTGAAAAATCCAACCACAAACTTGCAGATCTTGCTCGTGGTACCCACTTACGCGAACTGGCTGAATGCGGCGGTAAAGTAATTAAATACCCACACATGGTACACGCAAAAGTAATTGTGGCTGATGATAGGCTAGCTGTTGTAGGATCTGCAAATATGGATATGCGCAGTCTTTTTCTGAACTACGAAATAGTAATGTTCTCATATTCCAAAGCAGAAATTAAGCCTGTACATGACTGGGTTGAAAAGCTCATGTCAGCAGGAAAGCTTGGAGTCCAAAAAGTCGGACCAGTACGAGATACAGCAGAAGGAGTTGCAAGGTTAATTGCTCCCCTTCTGTAAAGAGAATCATATTTATTTGACCTTGACCACACACCGAGGCGGCACTATTCTTTACAATCAGACCTTATTTTATATGAAAATGGGTCATAACACTTGGGACAAAGACTTGTAAGGAATATGAAAAAAACAGTTCTGATTTTATTTTTTACTGCGCTGACTATTCTGTTTTTTCCAACCATATCTTATGCATGGGGCCCTGGAATACACATGGCCATAGGAAACGCAGTACTTGCCAGACCGGAACTCCTTCCTGCCGGAATAGCAAGGATGCTAATCGCAAACTCAGCAATCTTTTTATACGGATGCCTTAGTGCTGATATATTTATAGGTAAAGGAAGCAAAACCAAGAAGAAACATAGTCATAACTGGCAAACCGGATTTGTTCTTTTAGACTCAGCAAAGGATCCACACCTGCAAGCATACGCTCTCGGCTACCTCTCCCATCTCGCGGCGGACATCGTTGCTCACAATTATTATGTACCAAACCTTATGAATCAGGCCCCATCTGGAGGTAAGCTTAGCCATGTATATATTGAAATGCTGGCAGATGATCAGGCCAATTGGTCAGTTCAGCAGACGGCAAAACTGTTTAAGCACCCCAATAAGGATGTTGACCTGAATCTACGTGAATACATGGATTCCAAAAAATTAAGTTTTTTCTTAAAAAAAAGAATTTTTCACCAAGCCATAGGCCTGCTGGAGCATAGATCCGTTAACGCTTCGCTCAATTTTTCAAAAAAAATCATTCCTGCTTATCAAGCAGAATACCTTCAGTCCATACTGGATTATTCATATAGATTGGTAGTGAACATGCTGTGCGATCCGCACAATGCCATTGCTCTAAACTTCGATCCCATAGGCAGTGACAACCTTGCACTTGCTAAAGCAGATAAAAACTGGAAAAATTCATTAAAACGTCCGCTTAATTTTTCACCAAGATTTGAAGTAGATAAGATTATCACAGGACTTCCGAAGTGCGAAGGAGTGGACTGCCTGCTTAAAAGGTTACCTCCTCGTCATCTGCGTCCATTTTCTTAATTATTGCGAATTTTATCTCATTACAATCAGACAATTTTAATCTTTCTTAAAGATTTGATTTTAAAAATACTCTTGAGTGTAGAATAAAATTCTTATTTTGTAATTTAAACTGTTTTAGAATTCGATTTTTTTACTTCAGATTGGAACTTTATTCCTAAAACTTTACTAGCAATTCGCTCCTCATTTTTCTGATAAAAATCATTTTATAATTAATGCAACTTTTCATATTCAAATGCAACTTTTCTTAACACTGTATCAGATATACATAAATACTGCATTAATAATTATTTCACTACTACATAACAACATCAATTAGGTATGATTGACCAATCACTCAAAACTGTTATTTTGATTCACTCTACATAACAAAATTGGTAATATATTGCTGATTGAAAAAAATAAACTTTTAAATTCAATTATTTAACTGCAACAATATTTTCCCATTATTGTTAAATAGAATGTGAAAAACATAACAAAAGCAATTTTATTCTCTGTAATGATTTTGAAATCAATTCGCTTAAACGGAACAAAATTCATAATTAAAACCCAAATAATATAAAATAAATTCAGATATTACATTATCTTATACTAATACAAACATACTGAATAAAATTTACTATACTTTTTAAGTTAATACATTGATTGCTGTTGACTTGCATTAAGACCGGACATAGGTGGGATTTGTGAACGACACAAAACCAACCAGTTTTTTGAGGATATTAAAATGTACACATTAAGAACTATCAAAGCATGGGCTGCTAAGCACCACGCTCTTAGCGGAAGTAATGTTAACCACAGCCTTCACGCTGTTATTACCCTCGCAACTTTTGGACTTTGGCTTCCAGTATGGACAGCATTATGCATCCGTAGCGGACAACGTGATCGCGCACTAATGAGAGGAACTCTTGTTAACCTTCGCGATATCGAAAGACTCAACATCTCTCCTGAATACAAACGTCAACTTGCACGCATGTCTTAGCATCAAGCTAATTTTATATATACTGCACTCCTCACTCACATCAGGCCCCTTGGATCTCACTCTCCAAGGGGTCTCCCTTTTTCTAGCTTTCCCCTGAATACATCCTTTGCTTAAAAACTCCTGTTCTGCTATTTTCAGCCAAACAAACGGAGTACTCATAAATGAAAAGAATTTCCCTTTTGACCCTGCTGATTGCTACACTGATTTGTGGTTGCCAACCCAAAATGAACCTCTTTCCTGACGGCACCGACCCTCTACTAGAAAAGACTATTCAGGGTAATGCTTCAGATAAAGTACTTGTTATATCAATTGACGGGACAATCTCAGACCAAGCCTCCAAAAGCCTTTTCGGCGCAAAACCAAGTCTGGTCCAAGAAGTATCATCAAGGTTACAACTTGCTAAGCAAGACGAAAACATCAAAGCATTGGTGCTGAAAATAAATTCCCCCGGCGGTTCGGTAACAGCCAGCGATGTTCTATACAATGAACTTATGCTCTTTAAGAAAAAAACAGGGGCGAAAATTGTTGTATCCATGATGGATGTAGCTGCTTCAGGAGGTTATTATGTCAGCCTTCCTGCCGACGAGATTATGGCGCACCCTACAACTCTTACCGGTTCAATCGGGGTTATTTTCATGCGTCCAAAATTTGAAGGACTAATGGATAAAATAGGAGTTTCAGTTGAAGTATCCAAATCTGGTCGCAATAAAGATATGGGCGCACCTTTCAAACCGGATACCCCTGAACAGAAGGCAATAATCGATAGGATTATCGCTAACTATGCGAACAGATTTAAATCCCTCGTTAAAAAACACCGTTCGATCTCCGAAACAAACCTTAAACAGGTCTTCACTGCGCAAGTTTTCAGTGCTGATGATGCTAAAAGAATCGGCCTTGTAGACAGCATCGGCTATATCCCGGATGCTGTTGATAAGGCTTGTGAACTTGCCGGAATTTCTAAAGATGCAAAAGTCATCACTTACAAACGCAAAACTTATCCGAATGACACTTTATATAATTCAGCATCATCGCAGGCAGTTGCTCCAGCACTTATTAATATAGATGCCGGACATTTTTTGCCGCCAAAAGCTGGCTTTCATTATCTATGGTACCCGGCCGCAGAATAGCACGCTAGGCATCCTTTGCTTTAATCACAAAAAGATGTATGAACGGCAAGTTTGTCTCCAGATGGGGCAAACACTTTCAGGAGAAATTTTCAGTGAACAAAATTAAAATTATACTTGCTGTAGTTACTCTGGTATCTTTTGCTTTGATTGCAGGATGTACTCAGGAAACTCAAAATAAAATCGGCAGATCTATCCAGAACTGGACCGGTGTTAATGGCGTTCTTGAAATTTACTCCGGCGGTAAACTTGTCAAAAAATTTGTAAAAATTGATAAGTTATCCACTGCAACCGGAACCGGTGATAAATTCTATCGTCCTTACCGTTTCGGATATGGTGTTCTTGACGCCAACTTCAACGGCATAAAAGATCCTGACGAAAAGAAAGTCTATTTCGAATTCAGTGACTACTCCACTAATTATGTCTTTTATGAAAAACCATAAATTACCAAACCTAGCCGGGCCATTTGGCCCGGCATTTTTTTGCTTATGAAAAAATGCATCAGAGCGGCTAAAGCCGTTACACTTCAGGAAGGAATGGGACTAGTTGAAGACTTTGCCTGTATCCACAACGGAACAAAAATCCTGGAAACAGGAACATGGTCCTCTATTAAAAACTCTTTTTCAGGTGACGTAACAGATTTAGGCGATGTGACACTTGTCCCAGCCCTTATCAATGCACATGTTCACCTCGAGCTTTCTCACCTTGAAGGGAAGACACTACAAGGCCAAGGATTCATGCCATGGATAATATCACTGCTCAGCAACGCTACCTATGCCATTGATGAAACTGCAATTCGTAATGCTATTTCCTCTATGCTTAAAACCGGAACAGCTTTTTGCGCTGATATCTCTACGCAAAACTGCTCCAAAGTTGCAGAACTTCTGCACGAAGCAGGTATCGGATTCTACGCTTTCTGCGAAGCCATCGGCCCGCAGATTCCGAAAGGGGGAGCATCCTTCTTTCCTGATAAAACATATCCTCTAGGTCGCTTGGCAGGTGCGGGACATGCCCCTTACTCTACTCATGCCGAGATGCTCCGCGCCATTAAAAAGGCGGATTCAGCAGCAAACCGTCCCTACTCTATTCATCTGGCAGAAAATGAAGAAGAGGACGAAATAGTAGCAAAAGGAACAGGTGCGTTCGCTCAGATGCTTAGCGGTGCAGGATTGCTGGCAGATTGCGGCAATAAAGGTCTATCCCCTGTTGAATATGCTAGTTCACTTGAAATACTCGATGAATCAACACTAGCTATCCATTGCGTAAGAGTTTCAGCTACTGATATAAATA
Proteins encoded:
- the sppA gene encoding signal peptide peptidase SppA, which codes for MKRISLLTLLIATLICGCQPKMNLFPDGTDPLLEKTIQGNASDKVLVISIDGTISDQASKSLFGAKPSLVQEVSSRLQLAKQDENIKALVLKINSPGGSVTASDVLYNELMLFKKKTGAKIVVSMMDVAASGGYYVSLPADEIMAHPTTLTGSIGVIFMRPKFEGLMDKIGVSVEVSKSGRNKDMGAPFKPDTPEQKAIIDRIIANYANRFKSLVKKHRSISETNLKQVFTAQVFSADDAKRIGLVDSIGYIPDAVDKACELAGISKDAKVITYKRKTYPNDTLYNSASSQAVAPALINIDAGHFLPPKAGFHYLWYPAAE
- a CDS encoding amidohydrolase family protein, with the protein product MKKCIRAAKAVTLQEGMGLVEDFACIHNGTKILETGTWSSIKNSFSGDVTDLGDVTLVPALINAHVHLELSHLEGKTLQGQGFMPWIISLLSNATYAIDETAIRNAISSMLKTGTAFCADISTQNCSKVAELLHEAGIGFYAFCEAIGPQIPKGGASFFPDKTYPLGRLAGAGHAPYSTHAEMLRAIKKADSAANRPYSIHLAENEEEDEIVAKGTGAFAQMLSGAGLLADCGNKGLSPVEYASSLEILDESTLAIHCVRVSATDINILAETKTNVCLCPRSNEFIGEGRAPWEKIISSGINTCLGTDSIASNHDLNMWNELEYLLKNIKTPLTPQQALSLVTQNGAKALMVENLYGSLEVGKRAVFATVPTHLEDLLFQ
- a CDS encoding zinc dependent phospholipase C family protein, which gives rise to MKKTVLILFFTALTILFFPTISYAWGPGIHMAIGNAVLARPELLPAGIARMLIANSAIFLYGCLSADIFIGKGSKTKKKHSHNWQTGFVLLDSAKDPHLQAYALGYLSHLAADIVAHNYYVPNLMNQAPSGGKLSHVYIEMLADDQANWSVQQTAKLFKHPNKDVDLNLREYMDSKKLSFFLKKRIFHQAIGLLEHRSVNASLNFSKKIIPAYQAEYLQSILDYSYRLVVNMLCDPHNAIALNFDPIGSDNLALAKADKNWKNSLKRPLNFSPRFEVDKIITGLPKCEGVDCLLKRLPPRHLRPFS